The following coding sequences lie in one Xanthomonas hyacinthi genomic window:
- the rpsN gene encoding 30S ribosomal protein S14, whose amino-acid sequence MAKTSMVNRDIKRKKLAKKFADKRDALKKIIAADSSSYDEKADAVVKLQKLPRDSSPSRQRTRCELSGRPRGVYRKFGLGRNMLRKATMNGDVPGLRKASW is encoded by the coding sequence ATGGCAAAGACCTCCATGGTCAACCGCGATATCAAGCGGAAGAAGCTGGCGAAGAAGTTCGCCGACAAGCGCGACGCGCTGAAGAAGATCATCGCCGCCGACAGCTCGTCCTACGACGAGAAAGCCGACGCGGTGGTCAAGCTGCAGAAGCTGCCGCGCGATTCCTCGCCGAGCCGCCAGCGCACCCGTTGCGAACTGTCCGGCCGTCCGCGCGGCGTCTACCGCAAGTTCGGCCTCGGCCGCAACATGCTGCGCAAGGCGACGATGAACGGCGACGTGCCGGGCCTGCGCAAGGCCAGCTGGTAA